One genomic region from Rosa rugosa chromosome 1, drRosRugo1.1, whole genome shotgun sequence encodes:
- the LOC133725379 gene encoding uncharacterized protein LOC133725379: MKEWVLPALYGYNDIGMSSGNQYWKRLWNIKAPSKMLHLLWRMSKGFVPTRYILFRHLLLQSGVCFRCGEEDETPLHAIWSCGASKNVWQQVCFYNLINHSSFGSFQDWMDFAWSKLGMGDMILLVVICWFLWYERNQTFHGSAPTPPHILLQRAIFCWEDIKASNASHDIASVTNRSAQGIWQPPPMEYYKLNADGNAKRGVGGVVRNHEGVLMGAVAKQEACDISVLATELFAIKTGLEFALDCSFFPLIVESDCLEVVSLVNMEEDCSAADGVIVSEIKSLLRQLNVSEVFYRSRECSKVAHSIAKFIVRNSGCHLLVRGRAFLAHGLY; encoded by the coding sequence ATGAAAGAATGGGTGCTACCAGCTCTGTATGGGTATAATGATATTGGGATGTCTTCTGGGAATCAATATTGGAAAAGATTATGGAATATAAAAGCTCCTTCCAAAATGTTACATCTATTGTGGCGTATGTCTAAGGGTTTTGTTCCAACTAGATATATATTGTTTAGACACCTTCTTTTGCAAAGTGGGGTATGTTTTCGTTGCGGCGAGGAAGATGAAACCCCACTGCATGCTATTTGGTCTTGTGGTGCTAGTAAAAATGTGTGGCAGCAGGTATGCTTCTATAATCTCATTAATCATTCTTCATTTGGCTCGTTTCAAGATTGGATGGACTTTGCATGGTCTAAGCTTGGTATGGGAGACATGATTCTATTGGTGGTAATTTGTTGGTTTCTTTGGTATGAACGTAACCAAACTTTTCATGGGTCTGCTCCCACTCCTCCTCATATTCTTTTACAACGGGCCATTTTCTGTTGGGAGGATATCAAAGCTTCTAACGCTAGTCATGATATAGCCTCGGTCACAAATAGAAGTGCACAGGGCATTTGGCAACCACCACCGATGGAGTATTACAAACTTAATGCGGATGGTAATGCCAAGCGGGGAGTAGGTGGTGTGGTTCGTAATCATGAGGGGGTCCTAATGGGAGCAGTTGCCAAGCAAGAGGCATGTGATATCTCGGTCTTGGCAACTGAGCTCTTTGCTATCAAAACAGGTTTGGAATTTGCTCTAGATTGCTCTTTCTTCCCTCTGATCGTTGAGTCTGATTGTCTAGAAGTTGTATCTCTAGTAAACATGGAAGAGGATTGTTCTGCCGCCGATGGTGTTATCGTCTCTGAGATTAAGAGTCTCCTTAGGCAACTTAATGTTTCTGAAGTTTTCTATCGATCGCGTGAGTGCAGTAAGGTGGCTCACTCGATTGCCAAGTTCATCGTCCGGAATAGTGGGTGTCACCTTTTGGTTAGAGGAAGGGCCTTCTTGGCTCATGGATTGTATTGA
- the LOC133724478 gene encoding protein TRIGALACTOSYLDIACYLGLYCEROL 2, chloroplastic isoform X3 produces MIGNSLAQVSTCPTMLSLSRFSSNGLPYLPPRSTKLTQIRATSANTGHSQPQSSSKRERNILAVVLDAPRTIWRQTLRPLSDFGFGRRSIWEGGVGLFLVSGAVLLALTLAWLRGYQLRSRFRKYLAVFEFTQACGISTGTPVRIRGVTVGNVIRVNSSLKSIEAVVEVEDDKTMIPRNSLIEVNQSGLLMETRIDITPRDPIPNISVGPLHPECDKEGVIVCDRQKMKGFQGVSLDELVGIFTRLGREVEEIGIANTYSLAERVASVIEEAKPLLKK; encoded by the exons ATGATAGGAAATTCTTTGGCCCAAGTCTCAACATGCCCCACAATGTTGTCTTTGTCACGGTTTTCTTCAAATGGCTTGCCTTATCTCCCTCCAAGGTCAACAAAATTAACCCAGATAAGGGCTACATCTGCTAATACTGGACACAGTCAACCACAATCCTCTTCTAAGAGAGAAAGGAATATTCTTGCAGTTGTTTTGGATGCTCCTCGTACTATTTGGAGGCAAACATTACGACCATTGagtgattttgggtttggtcgTAGAAGCATATGGGAAGGTGGGGTAGGGCTGTTTCTAGTCTCAGGGGCAGTTCTCCTTGCACTCACTTTGGCTTGGTTGAGGGGTTATCAATTGCGGTCTAGATTCAGGAAGTACTTAGCtgtttttgagtttactcaagCTTGTGGAATATCCACTGGAACGCCAGTGCGGATCAGAGGGGTCACTGTTGGAAATGTTATCCGTGTTAACTCTTCCTTGAAAAGTATCGAAGCTGTTGTTGAG GTTGAAGATGATAAAACTATGATACCTCGAAATTCACTGATTGAGGTAAATCAGTCAGGTCTTCTCATGGAAACGAGAATTGACATTACACCTAGAGATCCAATTCCTAATATTTCAGTTGGGCCCCTTCATCCTGAATGTGACAAAGAAGGTGTAATTGTATGTGATAGGCAAAAGATGAAGGGATTTCAAGGGGTAAGTTTAGATGAATTGGTAGGCATATTCACCCGTCTGGGACGTGAAGTGGAGGAGATTGGTATTGCGAACACCTATTCACTTGCTGAGCGCGTTGCTTCTGTTATAGAAGAGGCAAAGCCACTGCTGAAAAAG TGA
- the LOC133724478 gene encoding protein TRIGALACTOSYLDIACYLGLYCEROL 2, chloroplastic isoform X2 — protein sequence MIGNSLAQVSTCPTMLSLSRFSSNGLPYLPPRSTKLTQIRATSANTGHSQPQSSSKRERNILAVVLDAPRTIWRQTLRPLSDFGFGRRSIWEGGVGLFLVSGAVLLALTLAWLRGYQLRSRFRKYLAVFEFTQACGISTGTPVRIRGVTVGNVIRVNSSLKSIEAVVEVEDDKTMIPRNSLIEVNQSGLLMETRIDITPRDPIPNISVGPLHPECDKEGVIVCDRQKMKGFQGVSLDELVGIFTRLGREVEEIGIANTYSLAERVASVIEEAKPLLKKGVYFSLSADSSFVS from the exons ATGATAGGAAATTCTTTGGCCCAAGTCTCAACATGCCCCACAATGTTGTCTTTGTCACGGTTTTCTTCAAATGGCTTGCCTTATCTCCCTCCAAGGTCAACAAAATTAACCCAGATAAGGGCTACATCTGCTAATACTGGACACAGTCAACCACAATCCTCTTCTAAGAGAGAAAGGAATATTCTTGCAGTTGTTTTGGATGCTCCTCGTACTATTTGGAGGCAAACATTACGACCATTGagtgattttgggtttggtcgTAGAAGCATATGGGAAGGTGGGGTAGGGCTGTTTCTAGTCTCAGGGGCAGTTCTCCTTGCACTCACTTTGGCTTGGTTGAGGGGTTATCAATTGCGGTCTAGATTCAGGAAGTACTTAGCtgtttttgagtttactcaagCTTGTGGAATATCCACTGGAACGCCAGTGCGGATCAGAGGGGTCACTGTTGGAAATGTTATCCGTGTTAACTCTTCCTTGAAAAGTATCGAAGCTGTTGTTGAG GTTGAAGATGATAAAACTATGATACCTCGAAATTCACTGATTGAGGTAAATCAGTCAGGTCTTCTCATGGAAACGAGAATTGACATTACACCTAGAGATCCAATTCCTAATATTTCAGTTGGGCCCCTTCATCCTGAATGTGACAAAGAAGGTGTAATTGTATGTGATAGGCAAAAGATGAAGGGATTTCAAGGGGTAAGTTTAGATGAATTGGTAGGCATATTCACCCGTCTGGGACGTGAAGTGGAGGAGATTGGTATTGCGAACACCTATTCACTTGCTGAGCGCGTTGCTTCTGTTATAGAAGAGGCAAAGCCACTGCTGAAAAAG GGTGTTTACTTCTCACTATCAGCTGATTCATCATTTGTATCATAA
- the LOC133724480 gene encoding calreticulin-3, whose amino-acid sequence MRELRKMKLLESLLLLLLVPLLCLHFRLAVSEIFFEERFEDGWKSRWVLSDWKRAEGKAGTFKYTAGKWSGDPDDKGIQTYNDAKHYAISAKIPEFSNKNRTLVVQYSIKLEQDIECGGGYIKLLSGYVNQKKFGGDTPYSFMFGPDICGSQTKKLHLILSYQGQNYPIKKELQCETDKLTHFYTFILRPDATYSVLVDNRERDSGSMYTDWDILPPRKIKDVNARKPSEWDDREYIDDLKAVKPEGYDSVPSEIPDPKAKEPEDWDEEENGLWRPPKIPNPAYKGPWKRKKIKNPNYKGKWKTPWIDNPEFEDDPDLYVLKPIKYVGIEVWQVKAGSVFDNILICDDPQYAKQVVEEIFSNREAEEEAFEEAEKERRAREEEDARRAREEGERKKRERDRQYGDRRRHRRHDPRDYLDDYHDEL is encoded by the exons ATGAGAGAGCTGCGAAAGATGAAGCTTCTcgaatctcttcttcttcttcttctggttcCGCTTCTATGCCTCCACTTCCGTCTCGCCGTCTCCGAAATCTTCTTCGAAGAGCGATTTGAAG ATGGGTGGAAGAGCCGGTGGGTGTTGTCGGACTGGAAAAGGGCCGAAGGAAAAGCAGGAACGTTTAAGTACACTGCAGGGAAATGGTCTGGAGATCCTGATGATAAAG GCATTCAGACATATAATGATGCCAAGCATTATGCCATATCTGCAAAAATTCCTGAGTTCAGCAACAAAAACAGAACTCTAGTGGTCCAGTATTCAATTAAACTTGAGCAAGACATTGAATGTGGTGGCGGTTACATCAAGCTTCTATCTGGCTATGTGAATCAGAAAAAGTTCGGCGGTGATACCCCATACAG tttcatgTTTGGACCAGATATATGTGGCTCACAGACCAAAAAACTCCATCTTATACTTTCTTACCAGGGGCAGAACTATCCCATAAAAAAGGAGCTTCAATGTGAAACAGACAAGTTGACTCATTTCTATACATTTATTCTTAGACCTGATGCAACTTACAGTGTCCTTGTTGATAATCGAGAAAGAGATTCTGGAAGCATGTATACTGATTGGGATATCCTTCCTCCACGAAAAATCAAGGATGTCAATGCAAGAAAG CCATCAGAATGGGATGACAGAGAGTACATTGACGACCTTAAAGCCGTCAAACCGGAG GGATATGATTCAGTTCCATctgaaattcctgatccaaaggcCAAAGAG CCCGAGGACTGGGATGAGGAAGAGAACGGATTATGGAGACCACCAAAGATCCCAAATCCAGCTTATAAGGGTCCATGGAAGCGCAAG AAAATCAAGAACCCCAACTACAAGGGGAAGTGGAAGACTCCGTGGATTGATAACCCAG AGTTTGAGGATGATCCTGACCTTTATGTGCTgaagccaataaaatatgtgGGCATTGAAGTTTGGCAG GTAAAAGCTGGTTCAGTTTTTGACAACATTTTGATCTGTGATGATCCACAGTATGCAAAACAAGTTGTAGAAGAGATCTTTTCCAATAGAGAG GCTGAAGAAGAAGCTTTTGAGGAAGCAGAGAAGGAGAGAAGAGCACGAGAAGAAGAG GATGCTAGAAGAGCAAGAGAGGAAGGtgaaagaaagaagagggaGAGGGATCGTCAGTATGGAGATAGGAGGCGCCATAGAAGG CATGATCCCCGGGATTATTTGGATGATTACCAT GATGAACTATGA
- the LOC133724479 gene encoding uncharacterized protein LOC133724479 yields the protein MANLVPGVLLKLLQHMNTDVKVAGEHRSSLLQVVSIVPALAGGELFPNQGFYLKVSDSSHATYVSLPDEHDDLILSDKIQLGQFIHVDRLQAATPVPILHGVRPVPGRHPCVGSPEDIVATHSLGFLNNNANSGSKNGDKVKSESKDLGTSHGGARLNSSSVKEEKLDKKIGSFNRSKSQPSKPSLNIEVKKESLARLKSLNSRSIPSSPTSCYSLPTTFEKFSNSVKNQGKVKATAKVGGVEKISSNGRKSVSGNPIKNLVQGFDMGAKALRKSWEGNMEVKSSSKSRDTRRDSMLEVRTSTPRKSISNERLLSKEEHKMQISAKSLKEENKVQQSTKKVTANGTLGDQDRSIKPRISVGKKSSDASNNGFPGNLVKVPLNNRKLTDGGFPWPSLPSSLAKLAKEVLRHRDSAQMAAIEAMQEASTAESLLRCLSIYSELITTAKEDNPQPAVEQFLALHASLNNARLVADSLSKITPAGSSPDREESPSEEVLKVTSERRKRAASWVQAALATNLSSFAVFSKESCSTSVPASASSQNQKNVSANQPILVLDNSTKNGTTKSQGKIRQTVGSKVGASPGTPRRLGDGSAISQKPQAQPLPEWIKGNGLYETVDLAEMLRLQSQDWFLGFVERFLDADVDTSALSDNGQISGMLTQLKSVNDWLDSIGSNTDAEEATAVSEETIDRLRKKIYEYLLTHVESAAAALGGGSQSSPRLQTTDTKVRK from the exons ATGGCGAATCTTGTCCCGGGTGTGCTGCTCAAGCTTTTACAGCACATGAACACAGATGTGAAAGTGGCTGGTGAGCACAGGTCGTCTCTGTTACAAGTTGTGAGCATTGTTCCAGCTCTGGCAGGGGGTGAGCTTTTCCCAAACCAAGGCTTCTATCTTAAGGTATCAGATTCCTCTCATGCCACTTATGTATCTCTGCCTGATGAACATGATGATTTAATTCTCAGTGATAAGATTCAATTGGGTCAGTTCATTCATGTGGACCGGCTTCAAGCCGCTACGCCAGTCCCCATACTTCATGGGGTTAGGCCTGTTCCGGGGCGACACCCTTGTGTAGGGAGCCCTGAGGACATTGTTGCAACACATTCTCTTGGATTTCTTAACAATAATGCAAATTCGGGTTCGAAAAATGGAGACAAAGTGAAATCTGAGTCTAAAGATTTAGGAACTAGTCATGGTGGAGCAAGACTAAATAGTAGTAGTGTCAAGGAGGAGAAATTAGATAAGAAAATCGGGTCTTTTAACAGATCAAAGTCTCAGCCATCTAAACCATCATTGAATATAGAGGTGAAGAAGGAATCTTTGGCCAGATTGAAGTCCTTGAATTCAAGGTCTATTCCATCATCTCCAACAAGTTGTTATTCATTGCCAACTACTTTTGAGAAATTTTCGAATAGTGTCAAGAATCAGGGAAAAGTAAAGGCAACAGCTAAGGTGGGAGGTGTAGAAAAGATTAGTTCCAATGGGAGGAAATCAGTATCCGGAAACCCAATCAAGAATTTGGTTCAGGGATTTGATATGGGGGCCAAGGCTCTGAGAAAGAGCTGGGAAGGAAATATGGAGGTGAAGAGTAGTTCAAAATCAAGGGATACCAGACGCGATTCGATGCTAGAAGTTCGCACATCT ACTCCTAGGAAAAGTATATCAAATGAGAGGTTGCTGTCTAAAGAGGAGCATAAGATGCAGATATCTGCAAAGTCATTGAAGGAGGAGAATAAGGTTCAACAGTCAACAAAGAAAGTTACAGCAAATGGAACTTTGGGTGATCAAGACAGGTCAATTAAACCAAGAATATCAGTTGGAAAAAAATCATCGGATGCATCTAACAATGGATTTCCTGGAAACTTGGTCAAGGTTCCTttaaataacagaaaattaaCAGATGGAGGTTTTCCATGGCCTTCACTCCCATCCTCACTTGCAAAGCTTGCAAAG GAAGTTTTGAGGCACAGGGATTCAGCACAAATGGCAGCAATAGAGGCAATGCAGGAGGCTTCTACTGCAGAGAGCTTACTACGGTGTTTGAG CATATATTCCGAGCTAATTACCACTGCAAAGGAAGATAATCCACAGCCTGCGGTAGAGCAGTTTTTAGCCCTCCATGCTAGCTTGAATAATGCTCGTCTAGTAGCTGATTCTCTATCCAAAATTACACCAGCTGGTTCATCCCCAGATCGTGAAGAAAGCCCGTCAGAAGAAGTGCTAAAGGTTACATCAGAGAGGCGGAAACGGGCAGCATCATGGGTACAAGCTGCATTAGCCACTAATTTGTCTTCCTTTGCTGTATTTAGTAAAGAGTCTTGTTCAACCTCAGTTCCAGCTTCAGCTTcctctcaaaaccaaaagaatGTCTCTGCAAATCAACCCATCTTAGTTTTAGACAACTCTACCAAGAATGGCACAACAAAATCCCAGGGAAAAATTCGCCAGACAGTTGGCTCCAAGGTTGGTGCCTCACCAGGGACTCCTCGACGACTAGGGGATGGATCAGCCATCAGTCAAAAACCACAGGCACAACCTCTACCTGAATGGATTAAAGGAAATGGCCTATATGAGACTGTCGACTTGGCTGAAATGTTGCGACTGCAGTCACAAGATTGGTTCTTGGGATTTGTGGAGAGGTTCCTGGATGCTGATGTGGACACTTCAGCTCTGTCAGATAATGGTCAAATATCAGGAATGCTAACTCAGCTCAAGAGTGTGAATGATTGGTTGGATAGTATTGGTTCTAATACAGATGCAGAAGAAGCAACTGCTGTTTCTGAAGAGACCATTGATAGGCTAAGGAAGAAGATCTACGAGTATCTTCTTACGCATGTTGAATCTGCTGCCGCTGCCCTTGGTGGTGGATCACAGTCATCACCGCGACTTCAAACAACAGATACAAAAGTTAGAAAATGA
- the LOC133724478 gene encoding protein TRIGALACTOSYLDIACYLGLYCEROL 2, chloroplastic isoform X1, giving the protein MIGNSLAQVSTCPTMLSLSRFSSNGLPYLPPRSTKLTQIRATSANTGHSQPQSSSKRERNILAVVLDAPRTIWRQTLRPLSDFGFGRRSIWEGGVGLFLVSGAVLLALTLAWLRGYQLRSRFRKYLAVFEFTQACGISTGTPVRIRGVTVGNVIRVNSSLKSIEAVVEVEDDKTMIPRNSLIEVNQSGLLMETRIDITPRDPIPNISVGPLHPECDKEGVIVCDRQKMKGFQGVSLDELVGIFTRLGREVEEIGIANTYSLAERVASVIEEAKPLLKKIQAMAEDVQPLLAEVHDSGLLKEVETLTKSLTQASEDLRRVHSSIMTPENTELIQKSIYTLIFTMKNIENISSDILGFTGDEATRKNLKLLIKSLSRLL; this is encoded by the exons ATGATAGGAAATTCTTTGGCCCAAGTCTCAACATGCCCCACAATGTTGTCTTTGTCACGGTTTTCTTCAAATGGCTTGCCTTATCTCCCTCCAAGGTCAACAAAATTAACCCAGATAAGGGCTACATCTGCTAATACTGGACACAGTCAACCACAATCCTCTTCTAAGAGAGAAAGGAATATTCTTGCAGTTGTTTTGGATGCTCCTCGTACTATTTGGAGGCAAACATTACGACCATTGagtgattttgggtttggtcgTAGAAGCATATGGGAAGGTGGGGTAGGGCTGTTTCTAGTCTCAGGGGCAGTTCTCCTTGCACTCACTTTGGCTTGGTTGAGGGGTTATCAATTGCGGTCTAGATTCAGGAAGTACTTAGCtgtttttgagtttactcaagCTTGTGGAATATCCACTGGAACGCCAGTGCGGATCAGAGGGGTCACTGTTGGAAATGTTATCCGTGTTAACTCTTCCTTGAAAAGTATCGAAGCTGTTGTTGAG GTTGAAGATGATAAAACTATGATACCTCGAAATTCACTGATTGAGGTAAATCAGTCAGGTCTTCTCATGGAAACGAGAATTGACATTACACCTAGAGATCCAATTCCTAATATTTCAGTTGGGCCCCTTCATCCTGAATGTGACAAAGAAGGTGTAATTGTATGTGATAGGCAAAAGATGAAGGGATTTCAAGGGGTAAGTTTAGATGAATTGGTAGGCATATTCACCCGTCTGGGACGTGAAGTGGAGGAGATTGGTATTGCGAACACCTATTCACTTGCTGAGCGCGTTGCTTCTGTTATAGAAGAGGCAAAGCCACTGCTGAAAAAG ATCCAAGCCATGGCTGAAGATGTTCAACCTTTGTTGGCTGAGGTTCATGATAGTGGTCTGCTAAAGGAAGTTGAGACTTTGACCAAAAGCCTTACACAAGCCTCGGAAGATTTGAG GAGAGTGCACTCATCTATTATGACTCCTGAGAATACAGAACTGATTCAGAAGTCCATATACACTTTGATTTTCACCATGAAGAACATTGAG AATATAAGCTCTGATATTTTGGGATTCACGGGTGATGAGGCTACAAGAAAAAATTTGAAGTTACTCATCAAGTCTCTCAGCAGGCTATTATGA